From a region of the Labrus mixtus chromosome 5, fLabMix1.1, whole genome shotgun sequence genome:
- the LOC132974116 gene encoding arrestin domain-containing protein 3-like codes for MSPKNFKLTCEALNEEKTFTSGDTIRGTLTFTLTEDTKVKSLGVKVKGYAHVHWTEGAGDRRTTKSKIKEYLKVKQSIVEKNSDGTVLPKGDHCHKFSLNIPLSDLPSSFKDLHGKVVYTLIARMSRSWKMPLVEEQELKFLSNSFANIAQCPVTASLEKGKVQMSATVDKRICCPGDTLSVVAKVCNSSSKKMKPKFSLMQKIVYRAHVSTKHSYRTYCKEVGETIASDSNETVSCKLTVPVDAVYTMNNCELITNEYFVQVYLDIRFAIDPEVVLPVVVVPAKCASRKHDESMGPYLSGPVGAPGHSDFPPPAFPVGPYPVPVGPSAPLQPGQTLGPYPAGAVGAQGYSNFPPPGPYSAPTGPGTYGYPAPHPAQPAPTTFGFNNQWPQQAPPYGYPAAAFPTSSVQPQAPAAQPQFQQGETPPTYMSLFPPPT; via the exons ATGTCTCCGAAAAATTTTAAGCTGACTTGTGAAGCTTtgaatgaagagaaaacatttacCTCAGGAGATACCATCAGGGGCACGCTAACTTTCACTTTGACCGAAGACACCAAAGTGAAAAGTCTAGGTGTTAAAGTCAAAGGGTACGCGCACGTACACTGGACGGAGGGAGCTGGAGATAGAAGGACTACAAAATCTAAAATCAAGGAGTACTTGAAAGTTAAACAATCCATTGTTGAAAAGAATTCCGACG GCACTGTGCTTCCGAAAGGAGACCATTGCCATAAATTCAGTCTCAACATACCACTGAG TGACCTGCCGTCATCCTTCAAGGACCTTCATGGAAAGGTTGTCTACACACTAATAGCAAGGATGTCCAGGAGCTGGAAGATGCCTTTGGTGGAAGAACAGGAGCTCAAATTTCTGTCAAACTCCTTTGCAAACATTGCCCAG TGCCCCGTCACTGCTTCATTGGAAAAAGGAAAGGTCCAAATGTCTGCTACTGTTGACAAAAGGATTTGCTGTCCAG gTGACACTTTATCTGTTGTTGCCAAAGTCTGCAATTCCTCCTCCAAGAAAATGAAGCCCAAATTTAGCTTGATGCAGAAAATAGTCTACCGTGCCCATGTCTCCACTAAGCACAGTTATCGAACTTATTGCAAAGAGGTTGGGGAAACTATTGCATCCGACTCAAACGAAACCGTCTCCTGCAAGCTGACCGTTCCTGTTGATGCCGTATACACCATGAACAATTGTGAATTGATCACAAATGAATATTTTGTCCAG gTGTATTTGGACATCCGTTTTGCCATTGATCCAGAGGTAGTGCTTCCCGTGGTTGTTGTTCCTGCTAAATGTGCTTCCCGTAAGCACGATGAATCTATGGGTCCTTACCTATCTGGGCCTGTTGGTGCCCCTGGTCACAGTGACTTCCCTCCTCCAGCCTTCCCTGTGGGACCTTATCCTGTACCTGTAGGTCCAAGTGCTCCACTTCAGCCTGGTCAGACTCTGGGGCCCTACCCAGCTGGGGCTGTTGGTGCACAAGGTTACAGCAACTTCCCTCCCCCAGGACCTTATTCTGCACCCACAGGCCCAGGCACTTATGGATATCCAGCACCACATCCCGCACAACCTGCCCCCACAACATTTGGCTTTAATAATCAGTGGCCACAACAGGCTCCTCCTTATGGTTATCCAGCTGCAGCTTTCCCAACATCTTCAGTGCAGCCCCAAGCCCCTGCTGCTCAGCCTCAGTTTCAGCAGGGAGAAACCCCTCCAACCTATATGtcccttttcccccctcctACTTAA
- the si:dkey-245n4.2 gene encoding uncharacterized protein si:dkey-245n4.2 isoform X3 has product MHDPSLPLYIQVMAAQREVAETSLRPLALAPVAGFHTSCIVTGNLKLSVPATAMGRGLLCVCLLLFALFKETCGFKVQNKLLGKCLQVQEGSFGGRVSLGDCSPYSAVQEWRWLPESQALRSHRTGECLTAPAEQYEGVHLQSCIFHAEREETGDEVPVVEMDREARSQSWSCSKKGHITLTGRGLHLSATQESTLVFLSREHKQQGSRWRTLDNQTLCNGRESKPNHHQTLHHQEKSSEPGISSSAVSDIQQEAEPVEGIPGTEVTETHSAKEDPVSFQSTKSPADPTMIFFSMDYGMGWKITMLVLSSLALVLGAVILILNVYSNRRKKVVCVLKSYTPRPEMSVPRSPVPNERAPLTEHAMCLPHSTPTLQRGEILIQWKDGTVTPLYEA; this is encoded by the exons ATGCatgacccctccctccctctataTATTCAAGTGATGGCTGCACAGAGGGAGGTAGCAGAAACTTCTCTCCGCCCACTGGCACTTGCTCCTGTTGCGGGTTTTCATACCAGCTGCATTGTCACGGGAAACCTTAAACTATCTGTCCCAGCCACCGCGATGGGACGAggtctgctgtgtgtctgtctgctgttattCGCTCTTTTCAAAG AAACATGTGGGTTTAAAGTCCAGAACAAGCTGCTGGGGAAATGCCTGCAGGTGCAAGAAGGAAGCTTTGGAGGTAGAGTGTCTCTGGGTGATTGCAGCCCATATTCAGCCGTACAGGAATGGCGGTGGCTCCCAGAGAGTCAGGCTCTCAGGAGTCACCGCACTGGGGAGTGTTTGACTGCCCCCGCAGAGCAGTACGAAGGTGTCCATCTGCAGTCCTGCATCTTTCATGCTGAAAGAGAGGAGACTGGAGATGAAGTGCCAGTGGTGGAAATGGACAGAGAGGCAAGGAGCCAATCATGGTCCTGTTCCAAGAAAGGACACATAACTCTGACAGGGCGGGGACTACACCTTAGTGCCACACAAGAATCTACTTTGGTCTTCCTTTCAAGGGAACATAAGCAG CAGGGCAGCAGATGGCGGACTCTTGACAACCAGACATTGTGCAATGGGAGAGAGAGCAAACCTAACCACCACCAAACTCTCCATCATCAAGAGAAATCTTCAGAGCCAGGAATTTCTTCAAGTGCTGTGTCTGATATACAACAGGAGGCTGAACCAG TTGAAGGTATACCAGGCACTGAGGTTACAGAAACACATTCTGCAAAAGAGGACCCTGTTTCTTTCCAGAGCACCAAATCTCCTGCAGATCCCACCATGATCTTCTTCAGCATGGACTATG gcATGGGCTGGAAGATAACCATGTTGGTACTCAGCTCTTTGGCTCTGGTCCTTGGGGCTGTGATTCTTATCCTCAATGTTTACTCCAATAG AAGGAAGAAGGTGGTGTGTGTTCTGAAGTCATACACTCCTCGGCCAGAGATGAGTGTACCTCGATCCCCTGTGCCCAATGAAAGAGCCCCGCTGACAGAGCACGCCATGTGTCTCCCGCACTCCACCCCCACTTTACAGCGAGGAGAAATCCTGATTCAGTGGAAGGACGGCACTGTAACTCCACTGTACGAGGCCTGA
- the si:dkey-245n4.2 gene encoding uncharacterized protein si:dkey-245n4.2 isoform X4, with protein sequence MHDPSLPLYIQVMAAQREVAETSLRPLALAPVAGFHTSCIVTGNLKLSVPATAMGRGLLCVCLLLFALFKETCGFKVQNKLLGKCLQVQEGSFGGRVSLGDCSPYSAVQEWRWLPESQALRSHRTGECLTAPAEQYEGVHLQSCIFHAEREETGDEVPVVEMDREARSQSWSCSKKGHITLTGRGLHLSATQESTLVFLSREHKQQGSRWRTLDNQTLCNGRESKPNHHQTLHHQEKSSEPGISSSAVSDIQQEAEPGIPGTEVTETHSAKEDPVSFQSTKSPADPTMIFFSMDYGMGWKITMLVLSSLALVLGAVILILNVYSNSRRKKVVCVLKSYTPRPEMSVPRSPVPNERAPLTEHAMCLPHSTPTLQRGEILIQWKDGTVTPLYEA encoded by the exons ATGCatgacccctccctccctctataTATTCAAGTGATGGCTGCACAGAGGGAGGTAGCAGAAACTTCTCTCCGCCCACTGGCACTTGCTCCTGTTGCGGGTTTTCATACCAGCTGCATTGTCACGGGAAACCTTAAACTATCTGTCCCAGCCACCGCGATGGGACGAggtctgctgtgtgtctgtctgctgttattCGCTCTTTTCAAAG AAACATGTGGGTTTAAAGTCCAGAACAAGCTGCTGGGGAAATGCCTGCAGGTGCAAGAAGGAAGCTTTGGAGGTAGAGTGTCTCTGGGTGATTGCAGCCCATATTCAGCCGTACAGGAATGGCGGTGGCTCCCAGAGAGTCAGGCTCTCAGGAGTCACCGCACTGGGGAGTGTTTGACTGCCCCCGCAGAGCAGTACGAAGGTGTCCATCTGCAGTCCTGCATCTTTCATGCTGAAAGAGAGGAGACTGGAGATGAAGTGCCAGTGGTGGAAATGGACAGAGAGGCAAGGAGCCAATCATGGTCCTGTTCCAAGAAAGGACACATAACTCTGACAGGGCGGGGACTACACCTTAGTGCCACACAAGAATCTACTTTGGTCTTCCTTTCAAGGGAACATAAGCAG CAGGGCAGCAGATGGCGGACTCTTGACAACCAGACATTGTGCAATGGGAGAGAGAGCAAACCTAACCACCACCAAACTCTCCATCATCAAGAGAAATCTTCAGAGCCAGGAATTTCTTCAAGTGCTGTGTCTGATATACAACAGGAGGCTGAACCAG GTATACCAGGCACTGAGGTTACAGAAACACATTCTGCAAAAGAGGACCCTGTTTCTTTCCAGAGCACCAAATCTCCTGCAGATCCCACCATGATCTTCTTCAGCATGGACTATG gcATGGGCTGGAAGATAACCATGTTGGTACTCAGCTCTTTGGCTCTGGTCCTTGGGGCTGTGATTCTTATCCTCAATGTTTACTCCAATAG CAGAAGGAAGAAGGTGGTGTGTGTTCTGAAGTCATACACTCCTCGGCCAGAGATGAGTGTACCTCGATCCCCTGTGCCCAATGAAAGAGCCCCGCTGACAGAGCACGCCATGTGTCTCCCGCACTCCACCCCCACTTTACAGCGAGGAGAAATCCTGATTCAGTGGAAGGACGGCACTGTAACTCCACTGTACGAGGCCTGA
- the LOC132974121 gene encoding arrestin domain-containing protein 3-like, whose protein sequence is MPSIQSLTMTIDALNEHETFSERDTITGKITLVLIKDTKVESLFVKAKGDANVLWSQKYGKKTYTYCAKKRYFKLKDFLIPEQNEDTLLPQGIHVYKFNFHIPPGSFPSSFRGHHGRIVYMLETKLSRSWRMDRTVEKEINFVSKSIPNLQSLMLQHAGSTKKEMGPFSKGNVHMDASVDRRAYTAGETLMVVAKINNSSSSEMTPEFHLIQDVVYRASGRTKHESNTILKMQDNSIKAQTQKEVRCAMKLPTDMVQSIYNCDIISVDYQLKVYLDISFAFDPEIVFPLVICSPSLASALQPGVAAGPTPSGAYGGPSNINSPSHAVPFGPYPRSPQSGGYGYPGVQRYSPSHVPPNYPPVNAAPPSVFPAQPVHMSWGYNNTPPQQDSPYGYPCSSSSSSLHPPPTAPTFSPTRSAPELQPPPQSAPELQPPPQSAPELQPPPQSAPELQPSPAPQYNISLPAPAYNLLPSAPVMNTDFLSQSDDAPPAYSLLFPSYTTGQSDAR, encoded by the exons ATGCCTTCAATTCAAAGCTTAACAATGACTATCGACGCGCTGAATGAGCACGAGACGTTTTCGGAAAGAGACACTATTACTGGAAAAATAACTCTGGTCTTAATAAAGGATACGAAAGTAGAAAGCCTGTTTGTCAAAGCAAAAGGGGACGCTAATGTGCTTTGGTCGCAAAAGTACGGCAAAAAGACGTACACATACTGTGCAAAAAAGAGatatttcaaactgaaggaCTTTTTAATTCCGGAGCAAAACGAGG ACACTTTACTTCCCCAAGGAATCCATGTCTATAAATTCAACTTTCACATACCCCCAGG AAGCTTTCCGTCATCGTTCCGTGGTCATCATGGAAGGATTGTCTACATGCTGGAAACAAAGCTGTCCAGGAGTTGGAGGATGGACCGTACAGTCGAAAAGGAGATCAATTTTGTCTCAAAGTCTATTCCAAACCTTCAGTCGCTGATG TTGCAGCATGCTGGTTCAACCAAAAAAGAGATGGGTCCTTTCTCCAAAGGAAATGTGCACATGGATGCCTCTGTTGACAGAAGGGCTTACACTGCAG GTGAAACTTTGATGGTTGTTGCAAAAATCAACAATTCTTCTTCAAGTGAGATGACTCCCGAATTCCATTTAATCCAGGATGTGGTGTACCGTGCCAGCGGAAGAACCAAACATGAAAGCAACACTATATTGAAAATGCAAGACAACTCCATCAAAGCCCAAACACAGAAGGAGGTTAGGTGTGCAATGAAGCTCCCAACAGATATGGTACAGTCCATCTACAATTGTGATATCATTTCAGTGGATTACCAATTGAAG gTGTACCTGGACATCAGTTTTGCTTTCGACCCGGAGATTGTGTTTCCGTTGGTCATATGTTCTCCTAGCTTAGCTTCTGCCCTTCAGCCTGGTGTGGCTGCAGGTCCCACTCCATCAGGGGCCTATGGGGGTCCAAGCAACATCAACTCCCCTTCCCATGCAGTGCCTTTTGGTCCATATCCTCGATCTCCACAATCAGGTGGTTATGGATACCCAGGAGTCCAAAGGTATTCACCATCACATGTGCCTCCGAATTACCCACCAGTGAATGCTGCTCCACCAAGTGTCTTCCCCGCTCAACCAGTTCATATGAGCTGGGGCTACAACAACACGCCCCCACAGCAGGATTCTCCATATGGATATCCAtgttcatcttcatcatcttcgcTTCATCCTCCACCTACTGCCCCAACATTTTCCCCAACCCGAAGTGCCCCAGAGCTCCAACCCCCACCCCAGAGTGCCCCAGAGCTTCAACCCCCACCCCAGAGTGCCCCAGAGCTCCAACCCCCACCCCAGAGTGCCCCAGAGCTCCAACCTTCCCCTGCTCCACAATATAACATATCACTACCTGCTCCTGCATACAACCTGCTGCCCTCTGCGCCAGTGATGaacacagacttcctgtctcagtctgatgatgCTCCTCCAGCATATTCACTCCTTTTCCCCTCTTATACTACCGGACAATCAGATGCAAGGTAA
- the si:dkey-245n4.2 gene encoding uncharacterized protein si:dkey-245n4.2 isoform X1, giving the protein MHDPSLPLYIQVMAAQREVAETSLRPLALAPVAGFHTSCIVTGNLKLSVPATAMGRGLLCVCLLLFALFKETCGFKVQNKLLGKCLQVQEGSFGGRVSLGDCSPYSAVQEWRWLPESQALRSHRTGECLTAPAEQYEGVHLQSCIFHAEREETGDEVPVVEMDREARSQSWSCSKKGHITLTGRGLHLSATQESTLVFLSREHKQQGSRWRTLDNQTLCNGRESKPNHHQTLHHQEKSSEPGISSSAVSDIQQEAEPVEGIPGTEVTETHSAKEDPVSFQSTKSPADPTMIFFSMDYGMGWKITMLVLSSLALVLGAVILILNVYSNSRRKKVVCVLKSYTPRPEMSVPRSPVPNERAPLTEHAMCLPHSTPTLQRGEILIQWKDGTVTPLYEA; this is encoded by the exons ATGCatgacccctccctccctctataTATTCAAGTGATGGCTGCACAGAGGGAGGTAGCAGAAACTTCTCTCCGCCCACTGGCACTTGCTCCTGTTGCGGGTTTTCATACCAGCTGCATTGTCACGGGAAACCTTAAACTATCTGTCCCAGCCACCGCGATGGGACGAggtctgctgtgtgtctgtctgctgttattCGCTCTTTTCAAAG AAACATGTGGGTTTAAAGTCCAGAACAAGCTGCTGGGGAAATGCCTGCAGGTGCAAGAAGGAAGCTTTGGAGGTAGAGTGTCTCTGGGTGATTGCAGCCCATATTCAGCCGTACAGGAATGGCGGTGGCTCCCAGAGAGTCAGGCTCTCAGGAGTCACCGCACTGGGGAGTGTTTGACTGCCCCCGCAGAGCAGTACGAAGGTGTCCATCTGCAGTCCTGCATCTTTCATGCTGAAAGAGAGGAGACTGGAGATGAAGTGCCAGTGGTGGAAATGGACAGAGAGGCAAGGAGCCAATCATGGTCCTGTTCCAAGAAAGGACACATAACTCTGACAGGGCGGGGACTACACCTTAGTGCCACACAAGAATCTACTTTGGTCTTCCTTTCAAGGGAACATAAGCAG CAGGGCAGCAGATGGCGGACTCTTGACAACCAGACATTGTGCAATGGGAGAGAGAGCAAACCTAACCACCACCAAACTCTCCATCATCAAGAGAAATCTTCAGAGCCAGGAATTTCTTCAAGTGCTGTGTCTGATATACAACAGGAGGCTGAACCAG TTGAAGGTATACCAGGCACTGAGGTTACAGAAACACATTCTGCAAAAGAGGACCCTGTTTCTTTCCAGAGCACCAAATCTCCTGCAGATCCCACCATGATCTTCTTCAGCATGGACTATG gcATGGGCTGGAAGATAACCATGTTGGTACTCAGCTCTTTGGCTCTGGTCCTTGGGGCTGTGATTCTTATCCTCAATGTTTACTCCAATAG CAGAAGGAAGAAGGTGGTGTGTGTTCTGAAGTCATACACTCCTCGGCCAGAGATGAGTGTACCTCGATCCCCTGTGCCCAATGAAAGAGCCCCGCTGACAGAGCACGCCATGTGTCTCCCGCACTCCACCCCCACTTTACAGCGAGGAGAAATCCTGATTCAGTGGAAGGACGGCACTGTAACTCCACTGTACGAGGCCTGA
- the si:dkey-245n4.2 gene encoding uncharacterized protein si:dkey-245n4.2 isoform X2 has product MHDPSLPLYIQVMAAQREVAETSLRPLALAPVAGFHTSCIVTGNLKLSVPATAMGRGLLCVCLLLFALFKETCGFKVQNKLLGKCLQVQEGSFGGRVSLGDCSPYSAVQEWRWLPESQALRSHRTGECLTAPAEQYEGVHLQSCIFHAEREETGDEVPVVEMDREARSQSWSCSKKGHITLTGRGLHLSATQESTLVFLSREHKQGSRWRTLDNQTLCNGRESKPNHHQTLHHQEKSSEPGISSSAVSDIQQEAEPVEGIPGTEVTETHSAKEDPVSFQSTKSPADPTMIFFSMDYGMGWKITMLVLSSLALVLGAVILILNVYSNSRRKKVVCVLKSYTPRPEMSVPRSPVPNERAPLTEHAMCLPHSTPTLQRGEILIQWKDGTVTPLYEA; this is encoded by the exons ATGCatgacccctccctccctctataTATTCAAGTGATGGCTGCACAGAGGGAGGTAGCAGAAACTTCTCTCCGCCCACTGGCACTTGCTCCTGTTGCGGGTTTTCATACCAGCTGCATTGTCACGGGAAACCTTAAACTATCTGTCCCAGCCACCGCGATGGGACGAggtctgctgtgtgtctgtctgctgttattCGCTCTTTTCAAAG AAACATGTGGGTTTAAAGTCCAGAACAAGCTGCTGGGGAAATGCCTGCAGGTGCAAGAAGGAAGCTTTGGAGGTAGAGTGTCTCTGGGTGATTGCAGCCCATATTCAGCCGTACAGGAATGGCGGTGGCTCCCAGAGAGTCAGGCTCTCAGGAGTCACCGCACTGGGGAGTGTTTGACTGCCCCCGCAGAGCAGTACGAAGGTGTCCATCTGCAGTCCTGCATCTTTCATGCTGAAAGAGAGGAGACTGGAGATGAAGTGCCAGTGGTGGAAATGGACAGAGAGGCAAGGAGCCAATCATGGTCCTGTTCCAAGAAAGGACACATAACTCTGACAGGGCGGGGACTACACCTTAGTGCCACACAAGAATCTACTTTGGTCTTCCTTTCAAGGGAACATAAGCAG GGCAGCAGATGGCGGACTCTTGACAACCAGACATTGTGCAATGGGAGAGAGAGCAAACCTAACCACCACCAAACTCTCCATCATCAAGAGAAATCTTCAGAGCCAGGAATTTCTTCAAGTGCTGTGTCTGATATACAACAGGAGGCTGAACCAG TTGAAGGTATACCAGGCACTGAGGTTACAGAAACACATTCTGCAAAAGAGGACCCTGTTTCTTTCCAGAGCACCAAATCTCCTGCAGATCCCACCATGATCTTCTTCAGCATGGACTATG gcATGGGCTGGAAGATAACCATGTTGGTACTCAGCTCTTTGGCTCTGGTCCTTGGGGCTGTGATTCTTATCCTCAATGTTTACTCCAATAG CAGAAGGAAGAAGGTGGTGTGTGTTCTGAAGTCATACACTCCTCGGCCAGAGATGAGTGTACCTCGATCCCCTGTGCCCAATGAAAGAGCCCCGCTGACAGAGCACGCCATGTGTCTCCCGCACTCCACCCCCACTTTACAGCGAGGAGAAATCCTGATTCAGTGGAAGGACGGCACTGTAACTCCACTGTACGAGGCCTGA
- the LOC132974120 gene encoding arrestin domain-containing protein 3-like produces MPSIQSLTMTIDALNEHETFSERDTITGKITLVLIKDTKVESLFVKVKGDANVRWSRKHGDKTHTYSANKRYFKLKDFLIPEQNKDTLLPQGIHVYKFNFHIPPGSFPSSFRGHHGRIVYMLETKLSRSWRMDRTVEKEINFVSKSIPNLQSLMLQHAGSTKKEMGPFSKGNVHMDASIDRRAYTAGETLMVVAKINNSSSSEMTPKFRLIQDVVYRASGSTKHESNTILKMQDNSIKAQTQKEVRCAMKLPTDMVQSIYNCDIISVDYQLKVYLDISFAFDPEIVFPLVICSPSLASALQPGVAAGPTPSGAYGGPSNINSPSHAVPFGPYPRSPQSGGYGYPGVQRYSPSHVPPNYPPVNAAPPSVFPAQPVHMSWGYNNTPPQQDSPYGYPFSSSSSSLHPPPTAPTFSPTRSAPELQPPPQSAPELQPPPQSAPELQPPPQSAPELQPPPQSAPELQPPPQSAPELQPSPAPQYNISPPAPAYNLLPSAPVMNTDFLSQSDDAPPAYSLLFPSSTTEQSDAR; encoded by the exons ATGCCTTCAATTCAAAGCTTAACAATGACTATCGACGCGCTGAATGAGCACGAGACGTTTTCGGAAAGAGACACTATTACTGGAAAAATAACTCTGGTCTTAATAAAGGATACGAAAGTAGAAAGCCTGTTTGTCAAAGTAAAAGGGGACGCTAATGTGCGATGGTCGCGAAAGCACGGCGACAAGACGCACACATACTCCGCAAACAAGAGatatttcaaactgaaggaCTTTTTAATTCCGGAGCAAAACAAGG ACACTTTACTTCCCCAAGGAATCCATGTCTATAAATTCAACTTTCACATACCCCCAGG AAGCTTTCCGTCATCGTTCCGTGGTCATCATGGAAGGATTGTCTACATGCTGGAAACAAAGCTGTCCAGGAGTTGGAGGATGGACCGTACAGTCGAAAAGGAGATCAATTTTGTCTCAAAGTCCATTCCAAACCTTCAGTCGCTGATG TTGCAGCATGCTGGTTCAACCAAAAAAGAGATGGGTCCTTTCTCCAAAGGAAATGTGCACATGGATGCCTCTATTGACAGAAGGGCTTACACTGCAG GTGAAACTTTGATGGTTGTTGCAAAAATCAACAATTCTTCTTCAAGTGAGATGACTCCCAAATTCCGTTTAATCCAGGATGTGGTGTACCGTGCCAGCGGAAGTACCAAACATGAAAGCAACACTATATTGAAAATGCAAGATAACTCCATCAAAGCCCAAACACAGAAGGAGGTTAGGTGTGCAATGAAGCTCCCAACAGATATGGTACAGTCCATCTACAATTGTGATATCATTTCAGTGGATTACCAATTGAAG gTGTACCTGGACATCAGTTTTGCTTTCGACCCGGAGATTGTGTTTCCGTTGGTCATATGTTCTCCTAGCTTAGCTTCTGCCCTTCAGCCTGGTGTGGCTGCAGGTCCCACTCCATCAGGGGCCTATGGGGGTCCAAGCAACATCAACTCCCCTTCCCATGCAGTGCCTTTTGGTCCATATCCTCGATCTCCACAATCAGGTGGTTATGGATACCCAGGAGTCCAAAGGTATTCACCATCACATGTGCCTCCGAATTACCCACCAGTGAATGCTGCTCCACCAAGTGTCTTCCCCGCTCAACCAGTTCATATGAGCTGGGGCTACAACAACACGCCCCCACAGCAGGATTCTCCATATGGATATCcattttcatcttcatcatcttcgcTTCATCCTCCACCTACTGCCCCAACATTTTCCCCAACCCGAAGTGCCCCAGAGCTCCAACCCCCACCCCAGAGTGCCCCAGAGCTCCAACCCCCACCCCAGAGTGCCCCAGAGCTCCAACCCCCACCCCAGAGTGCCCCAGAGCTCCAACCCCCACCCCAGAGTGCCCCAGAGCTCCAACCCCCACCCCAGAGTGCCCCAGAGCTCCAACCTTCCCCTGCTCCACAATATAACATATCACCACCTGCTCCTGCATACAACCTGCTGCCCTCTGCGCCAGTGATGaacacagacttcctgtctcagtctgatgatgCTCCTCCAGCATATTCActccttttcccctcttctACTACCGAACAATCAGATGCAAGGTAA
- the LOC132974119 gene encoding arrestin domain-containing protein 3-like has translation MSPKNFKLTCEALNEEKTFTSGDTIRGTLTFTLTEDTKVKSLGVKVKGYAHVHWTEGAGDRRTTKSKIKEYLKVKQSIVEKNSDGTVLPKGDHCHKFSLNIPLSDLPSSFKDLHGKVVYTLIARMSRSWKMPLVEEQELKFLSNSFANIAQCPVTASLEKGKVQMSATVDKRICCPGDTLSVVAKVCNSSSKKMKPKFSLMQKIVYRAHVSTKHSYRTYCKEVGETIASNSNETVSCKLTVPVDAVYTMNNCELITNEYFVQVYLDIRFAIDPEVVLPVVVVPAKCASRKHDESMGPYLSGPVGAPGHSDFPPPAFPVGPYPVPVGPSAPLQPGQTLGPYPAGAVGAQGYSNFPPPGPYSAPTGPGTYGYPAPHPAQPAPTTFGFNNQWPQQAPPYGYPAAAFPTSSVQPQAPAAQPQFQQGETPPTYMSLFPPPT, from the exons ATGTCTCCGAAAAATTTTAAGCTGACTTGTGAAGCTTtgaatgaagagaaaacatttacCTCAGGAGATACCATCAGGGGCACGCTAACTTTCACTTTGACCGAAGACACCAAAGTGAAAAGTCTAGGTGTTAAAGTCAAAGGGTACGCGCACGTACACTGGACGGAGGGAGCTGGAGATAGAAGGACTACAAAATCTAAAATCAAGGAGTACTTGAAAGTTAAACAATCCATTGTTGAAAAGAATTCCGACG GCACTGTGCTTCCGAAAGGAGACCATTGCCATAAATTCAGTCTCAACATACCACTGAG TGACCTGCCGTCATCCTTCAAGGACCTTCATGGAAAGGTTGTCTACACACTAATAGCAAGGATGTCCAGGAGCTGGAAGATGCCTTTGGTGGAAGAACAGGAGCTCAAATTTCTGTCAAACTCCTTTGCAAACATTGCCCAG TGCCCCGTCACTGCTTCATTGGAAAAAGGAAAGGTCCAAATGTCTGCTACTGTTGACAAAAGGATTTGCTGTCCAG gTGACACTTTATCTGTTGTTGCCAAAGTCTGCAATTCCTCCTCCAAGAAAATGAAGCCCAAATTTAGCTTGATGCAGAAAATAGTCTACCGTGCCCATGTCTCCACTAAGCACAGTTATCGAACTTATTGCAAAGAGGTTGGGGAAACTATTGCATCCAACTCAAACGAAACCGTCTCCTGCAAGCTGACCGTTCCTGTTGATGCCGTATACACCATGAACAATTGTGAATTGATCACAAATGAATATTTTGTCCAG gTGTATTTGGACATCCGTTTTGCCATTGATCCAGAGGTAGTGCTTCCCGTGGTTGTTGTTCCTGCTAAATGTGCTTCCCGTAAGCACGATGAATCTATGGGTCCTTACCTATCTGGGCCTGTTGGTGCCCCTGGTCACAGTGACTTCCCTCCTCCAGCCTTCCCTGTGGGACCTTATCCTGTACCTGTAGGTCCAAGTGCTCCACTTCAGCCTGGTCAGACTCTGGGGCCCTACCCAGCTGGGGCTGTTGGTGCACAAGGTTACAGCAACTTCCCTCCCCCAGGACCTTATTCTGCACCCACAGGCCCAGGCACTTATGGATATCCAGCACCACATCCCGCACAACCTGCCCCCACAACATTTGGCTTTAATAATCAGTGGCCACAACAGGCTCCTCCTTATGGTTATCCAGCTGCAGCTTTCCCAACATCTTCAGTGCAGCCCCAAGCCCCTGCTGCTCAGCCTCAGTTTCAGCAGGGAGAAACCCCTCCAACCTATATGtcccttttcccccctcctACTTAA